A single window of Microbispora hainanensis DNA harbors:
- the rplD gene encoding 50S ribosomal protein L4 produces the protein MTTTIDVLDASGAKTGTVDLPEEVFGAKVNVPLIHQVVVAQLAARRQGTHATKTRGDVSGGGKKPYRQKGTGRARQGSTRAPQFAGGGTVHGPQPRSYEQRTPKKMKAAALKGALSDRAGGGRVHVVDSLVTGETPKTKAALEALRKITQARSVLVVVDENDEITWLSLRNAPEVHLLDAGQLNTYDVLCHDDVVFTREAYDQVVARLAKSGKEEA, from the coding sequence GTGACCACGACCATTGACGTCCTCGACGCCAGCGGCGCCAAGACGGGGACCGTCGACCTCCCCGAGGAGGTCTTCGGGGCCAAGGTCAACGTCCCGCTGATCCACCAGGTGGTCGTCGCCCAGCTCGCCGCTCGCCGGCAGGGCACCCACGCGACCAAGACCCGCGGTGACGTCTCCGGTGGCGGCAAGAAGCCGTACCGGCAGAAGGGCACCGGCCGCGCCCGTCAGGGCTCGACCCGCGCTCCGCAGTTCGCCGGCGGTGGCACCGTCCACGGCCCGCAGCCGCGCTCGTACGAGCAGCGGACGCCGAAGAAGATGAAGGCGGCGGCCCTGAAGGGCGCGCTGTCCGACCGCGCCGGCGGCGGTCGCGTCCACGTGGTGGACAGCCTGGTCACGGGTGAGACGCCCAAGACCAAGGCCGCCCTGGAGGCCCTGCGCAAGATCACGCAGGCCCGCAGCGTGCTCGTCGTCGTCGACGAGAACGACGAGATCACCTGGCTCAGCCTGCGTAACGCGCCCGAGGTCCACCTGCTGGACGCGGGACAGCTGAACACCTACGACGTGCTGTGCCACGACGACGTGGTCTTCACCCGTGAGGCCTACGACCAGGTCGTGGCCCGGCTGGCGAAGAGCGGGAAGGAAGAGGCCTGA
- the rpsJ gene encoding 30S ribosomal protein S10, with protein sequence MAGQKIRIRLKAYDHEVIDSSAKKIVETVTRTGAKVAGPVPLPTEKNVYCVIRSPHKYKDSREHFEMRTHKRLIDIIDPTPKTVDSLMRLDLPAGVDISIKL encoded by the coding sequence ATGGCGGGACAGAAGATCCGCATCCGGCTTAAGGCGTATGACCACGAGGTCATCGACAGCTCGGCCAAGAAGATCGTCGAGACGGTGACGCGGACCGGCGCCAAGGTCGCTGGCCCGGTGCCGCTGCCGACCGAGAAGAACGTGTACTGCGTCATCCGGTCGCCGCACAAGTACAAGGACAGCCGCGAGCACTTTGAGATGCGTACGCACAAGCGGCTGATTGACATCATCGACCCGACGCCGAAGACGGTCGACTCGCTCATGCGTCTCGACCTTCCCGCCGGCGTGGACATCTCGATCAAGCTCTAA
- the rpsL gene encoding 30S ribosomal protein S12: MPTIQQLVRKGRQDKVSKTKTPALKGSPQRRGVCTRVYTTTPKKPNSALRKVARVRLTNGIEVTAYIPGVGHNLQEHSMVLVRGGRVKDLPGVRYKIIRGSLDTQAVRNRKQARSRYGAKKEKS; the protein is encoded by the coding sequence GTGCCCACCATTCAGCAGTTGGTCCGTAAGGGCCGGCAGGACAAGGTCAGCAAGACCAAGACTCCTGCCCTCAAGGGGAGCCCGCAGCGGCGCGGCGTTTGCACCCGCGTTTACACGACGACCCCCAAGAAGCCCAACTCGGCGCTGCGCAAGGTGGCCCGTGTTCGGCTCACCAACGGCATCGAGGTCACGGCTTACATCCCCGGGGTGGGCCACAACCTCCAGGAGCACTCGATGGTGCTCGTGCGTGGTGGTCGTGTGAAGGACCTGCCGGGTGTTCGCTACAAGATCATCCGTGGTTCGCTGGACACTCAGGCCGTCCGCAACCGCAAGCAGGCCCGCAGCCGCTACGGCGCGAAGAAGGAGAAGAGCTGA
- the rpsG gene encoding 30S ribosomal protein S7 — protein MPRKGSPGRRQLVADPVHNSPLVTALINKVLLDGKRSLAQSIVYGALEGCREKTGNDPVVTLKRALDNVRPTLEVKSRRVGGATYQVPVEVKASRSTTLALRWIVQYSRARREKTMTERLMNELLDASNGLGASVKRREDTHKMAESNKAFAHYRW, from the coding sequence ATGCCGCGCAAGGGTTCCCCTGGCCGCCGCCAGCTGGTCGCTGACCCGGTGCACAACTCGCCGCTGGTCACCGCTCTGATCAACAAGGTTCTCCTGGACGGCAAGCGCTCCCTCGCGCAGTCGATCGTCTACGGCGCCCTCGAGGGCTGCAGGGAGAAGACCGGCAACGACCCGGTCGTCACCCTGAAGCGCGCTCTCGACAACGTCCGCCCGACGCTCGAGGTGAAGAGCCGCCGCGTCGGTGGCGCCACCTACCAGGTGCCGGTCGAGGTCAAGGCCTCGCGCAGCACCACGCTGGCGCTGCGGTGGATCGTCCAGTACTCCCGCGCGCGCCGCGAGAAGACCATGACCGAGCGGCTCATGAACGAGCTGCTCGACGCGAGCAACGGCCTCGGCGCCAGCGTCAAGCGGCGCGAGGACACGCACAAGATGGCCGAGTCCAACAAGGCCTTCGCCCACTACCGCTGGTAG
- the rplB gene encoding 50S ribosomal protein L2, which translates to MGIRKYKPTTPGRRGASVSDFAEITRSTPEKSLLAPLHSKGGRNVHGRVTARHQGGGHKRAYRIIDFRRHDKDGIPAKVAHIEYDPNRTSRIALLHYADGEKRYILAPVGLKQGDQVENGPAADIKPGNCLPLRNIPTGTFIHAVELRPGGGAKLGRSAGAQIQLLAKEGMYATLRMPSGEMRQVDVRCRASVGQVGNAEQANISIGKAGRNRWKGKRPTVRGVAMNPVDHPHGGGEGKTSGGRHPVNPKGKPEGRTRQPNKPSDRLIIRRRSKRKKR; encoded by the coding sequence ATGGGCATCCGTAAGTACAAGCCGACGACTCCGGGTCGTCGCGGCGCGAGCGTCTCGGACTTCGCCGAGATCACGCGCAGCACTCCGGAGAAGTCGCTGCTTGCCCCCCTGCACAGCAAGGGCGGCCGTAACGTCCACGGCCGGGTGACCGCCCGGCACCAGGGAGGCGGGCACAAGCGCGCCTACCGGATCATCGACTTCCGCCGCCACGACAAGGACGGGATCCCGGCCAAGGTCGCTCACATCGAGTACGACCCCAACCGCACGTCCCGCATCGCGCTGCTGCACTACGCCGACGGCGAGAAGCGTTACATCCTCGCCCCGGTCGGCCTCAAGCAGGGGGACCAGGTCGAGAACGGCCCCGCGGCCGACATCAAGCCGGGCAACTGCCTGCCGCTGCGCAACATTCCGACCGGTACCTTCATCCACGCGGTGGAGCTGCGTCCCGGTGGCGGCGCCAAGCTCGGCCGTAGCGCCGGCGCGCAGATCCAGCTGCTCGCCAAGGAGGGCATGTACGCCACGCTGCGCATGCCGTCCGGAGAAATGCGTCAGGTCGACGTGCGCTGCCGGGCCTCCGTGGGCCAGGTGGGCAACGCCGAGCAGGCCAACATCAGCATCGGTAAGGCCGGCCGCAACCGCTGGAAGGGCAAGCGCCCCACGGTCCGCGGTGTTGCCATGAACCCGGTCGACCACCCGCACGGCGGTGGTGAGGGCAAGACCTCCGGTGGTCGTCACCCGGTCAACCCGAAGGGCAAGCCGGAGGGTCGCACCCGCCAGCCGAACAAGCCCAGCGACCGGCTGATCATCCGTCGTCGGAGCAAGAGGAAGAAGCGGTAG
- the rplW gene encoding 50S ribosomal protein L23 — translation MQKIADPRDIILKPIVSEKSYGLIDEHNKYTFLVRKGANKTQVKIAVEQIFGVKVTGVNTINRQGKRKRTRHGYGQRPDTKRAIVSLAEGDRIDIFGQIG, via the coding sequence ATGCAGAAGATCGCCGACCCGCGCGACATCATCCTCAAGCCGATCGTCTCTGAGAAGAGCTACGGCCTGATCGATGAGCACAACAAGTACACGTTCCTGGTGCGCAAGGGTGCCAACAAGACGCAGGTGAAGATCGCCGTCGAGCAGATCTTCGGCGTCAAGGTGACCGGCGTGAACACGATCAACCGCCAGGGCAAGCGCAAGCGGACCCGGCACGGCTACGGCCAGCGCCCGGACACCAAGCGCGCGATCGTGAGCCTGGCCGAGGGCGACCGTATCGACATCTTCGGTCAGATCGGCTAG
- a CDS encoding DNA-directed RNA polymerase subunit beta' — protein MLDVNFFDELRIGLATADDIRQWSHGEVKKPETINYRTLKPEKDGLFCEKIFGPTRDWECYCGKYKRVRFKGIICERCGVEVTRAKVRRERMGHIELAAPVTHIWYFKGVPSRLGYLLDLAPKDLEKVIYFAAYMITHVDTEMRDRDLPSLEAKISVERQHIEQRRDADIEARQKKLEADLAELEASGAKGDARRKVREGADREMRQLRDRAQRELDRLEEVWSRFKNLKVQDLEGDELLYREMRDRFGRYFRGGMGAQAIQERLASFDLEAEAENLRETIRSGKGQKKARALKRLKVVAAFLNTRNSPSGMVLDCIPVIPPDLRPMVQLDGGRFATSDLNDLYRRVINRNNRLKRLLDLGAPEIIVNNEKRMLQEAVDALFDNGRRGRPVTGPGNRPLKSLSDMLKGKQGRFRQNLLGKRVDYSGRSVIVVGPQLKLHQCGLPKQMALELFKPFVMKRLVDLNHAQNIKSAKRMVERSKPVVWDVLEEVITEHPVLLNRAPTLHRLGIQAFEPQLVEGKAIQIHPLVCTAFNADFDGDQMAVHLPLSAEAQAEARILMLSTNNILKPADGKPVTMPTQDMVIGLYWLTTQKEGGVGEGRVFATVSEALMAFDRHELDIQAKVQVRLKDVPPPRGWEAPEGWEPGDPIRLETTLGRCLFNQTLPDNYPFVNYQVGKKQLSAIVNELAERYPKVEVANALDSLKDAGFYWATRAGVTISIEDVVAPPNKAEIMESYERRADKVQREYDRGLITDEERRQELIEIWTHATADVETDMVNAFPATNPVWMMVNSGARGNRMQVRQIAGIRGLVSNTKGETIPRPIKSSFREGLSVLEYFISTHGQRKGLADTALRTADSGYLTRRLVDVAQDVIVREIDCGTDRAVPLHVGERDSQGNLVKAENAESNVHGRILAEDVEVDGKLIASAGVDINDDVVTALVNAGIETVRTRSTLVCEAKIGVCATCYGRSLATGKLVDVGEAVGIIAAQSIGEPGTQLTMRTFHTGGVAGADITHGLPRVQELFEARIPKGVAPISEVAGRVRIDETDKTRKIVITPDDGSDEVAYPVSMRSRLLVSEGQHVDVGQLLVAGARNPNEVLRILGPRAVQLHLVDEVQQVYRSQGVSIHDKHIEVIVRQMLKRVNVLESGDTELLPGELVERPRFEAINRQTVAEGGQPASGRPVLMGITKASLATESWLSAASFQETTRVLTDAAIHAKSDSLLGLKENVIIGKLIPAGTGMPQYRNIRVEPTEEAKAAMYTVGGYDGSAADYTFGSGSGEAVPLEEYDFGQYGR, from the coding sequence GTGCTCGACGTCAACTTCTTCGACGAGCTGCGCATCGGCCTCGCGACCGCCGACGACATCAGGCAGTGGTCGCACGGCGAGGTGAAGAAGCCCGAGACCATCAACTACCGGACCCTCAAGCCGGAGAAGGACGGGCTCTTCTGCGAGAAGATCTTCGGTCCGACCCGGGACTGGGAGTGCTACTGCGGCAAGTACAAGCGCGTCCGCTTCAAGGGCATCATCTGTGAGCGCTGTGGCGTCGAGGTCACGCGCGCCAAGGTGCGCCGCGAGCGGATGGGCCACATCGAGCTCGCCGCTCCGGTCACCCACATCTGGTACTTCAAGGGCGTCCCGTCGCGCCTCGGTTACCTGCTCGACCTCGCCCCGAAGGACCTGGAGAAGGTCATCTACTTCGCGGCGTACATGATCACGCATGTCGACACCGAGATGCGTGACCGCGACCTGCCGTCGCTGGAGGCGAAGATCTCCGTCGAGCGGCAGCACATCGAGCAGCGCCGTGACGCCGACATCGAGGCCCGCCAGAAGAAGCTCGAGGCCGACCTGGCCGAGCTGGAGGCCAGCGGCGCCAAGGGCGACGCCCGCCGCAAGGTGCGTGAGGGCGCCGACCGCGAGATGCGCCAGCTCCGCGACCGCGCCCAGCGTGAGCTGGACCGGCTGGAGGAGGTCTGGAGCCGCTTCAAGAACCTCAAGGTCCAGGACCTGGAGGGCGACGAGCTGCTCTACCGCGAGATGCGCGACCGGTTCGGCCGCTACTTCCGCGGCGGCATGGGCGCCCAGGCCATCCAGGAGCGGCTCGCCAGCTTCGACCTGGAGGCCGAGGCGGAGAACCTGCGCGAGACCATCCGCAGCGGCAAGGGCCAGAAGAAGGCCCGCGCCCTCAAGCGGCTCAAGGTCGTCGCGGCGTTCCTCAACACCCGCAACTCGCCGAGCGGCATGGTCCTCGACTGCATCCCGGTGATCCCGCCGGACCTGCGGCCGATGGTCCAGCTCGACGGTGGCCGCTTCGCCACCTCGGACCTGAACGACCTGTACCGCCGGGTCATCAACCGGAACAACCGCCTCAAGCGTCTGCTCGACCTCGGCGCGCCCGAGATCATCGTGAACAACGAGAAGCGGATGCTCCAGGAGGCCGTCGACGCCCTGTTCGACAACGGCCGCCGCGGCCGCCCGGTCACGGGCCCCGGCAACCGTCCGCTGAAGTCCCTCAGCGACATGCTGAAGGGTAAGCAGGGTCGTTTCCGGCAGAACCTGCTCGGCAAGCGCGTCGACTACTCCGGCCGTTCGGTCATCGTCGTCGGCCCGCAGCTCAAGCTCCACCAGTGCGGCCTGCCCAAGCAGATGGCGCTGGAGCTGTTCAAGCCGTTCGTGATGAAGCGCCTGGTCGATCTCAACCACGCGCAGAACATCAAGTCCGCCAAGCGGATGGTCGAGCGGTCCAAGCCGGTCGTGTGGGACGTGCTGGAAGAGGTCATCACCGAGCACCCGGTGCTGCTCAACCGCGCGCCCACCCTGCACCGCCTGGGCATCCAGGCCTTCGAGCCGCAGCTCGTCGAGGGCAAGGCCATCCAGATCCACCCGCTCGTCTGCACCGCGTTCAACGCGGACTTCGACGGCGACCAGATGGCGGTGCACCTGCCGCTGTCGGCCGAGGCCCAGGCCGAGGCCCGGATCCTGATGCTGTCCACCAACAACATCCTCAAGCCGGCGGACGGCAAGCCGGTGACGATGCCCACCCAGGACATGGTCATCGGTCTCTACTGGCTGACCACCCAGAAGGAGGGCGGCGTCGGCGAGGGCCGGGTGTTCGCGACGGTGTCGGAGGCTCTCATGGCCTTCGACCGCCACGAGCTGGACATCCAGGCCAAGGTCCAGGTGCGGCTCAAGGACGTCCCGCCGCCGCGCGGCTGGGAGGCCCCCGAGGGCTGGGAGCCCGGCGACCCGATCCGGCTGGAGACCACGCTGGGCCGATGCCTGTTCAACCAGACGCTGCCGGACAACTACCCCTTCGTGAACTACCAGGTCGGCAAGAAGCAGCTCTCGGCGATCGTCAACGAGCTGGCCGAGCGGTACCCGAAGGTTGAGGTGGCCAACGCGCTCGACTCGCTGAAGGACGCCGGCTTCTACTGGGCGACCCGCGCCGGTGTCACGATCTCCATCGAGGACGTCGTGGCGCCGCCGAACAAGGCCGAGATCATGGAGTCGTACGAGCGCCGGGCCGACAAGGTCCAGCGGGAGTACGACCGCGGTCTGATCACCGACGAGGAGCGCCGTCAGGAGCTCATCGAGATCTGGACCCACGCGACGGCGGACGTCGAGACCGACATGGTCAACGCGTTCCCGGCGACCAACCCGGTCTGGATGATGGTCAACTCCGGCGCCCGTGGTAACCGCATGCAGGTCCGGCAGATCGCCGGCATCCGCGGCCTGGTGTCCAACACCAAGGGTGAGACGATCCCGCGCCCGATCAAGTCCTCCTTCCGCGAGGGCCTGTCGGTGCTGGAGTACTTCATCTCCACCCACGGTCAGCGGAAGGGTCTGGCGGACACCGCTCTGCGGACCGCCGACTCCGGTTACCTGACCCGTCGTCTGGTCGACGTCGCGCAGGACGTCATCGTGCGCGAGATCGACTGCGGCACCGACCGGGCCGTCCCGCTGCACGTCGGCGAGCGCGACTCCCAGGGCAACCTGGTCAAGGCCGAGAACGCCGAGAGCAACGTGCACGGCCGCATCCTGGCCGAGGACGTCGAGGTGGACGGCAAGCTCATCGCGTCGGCGGGCGTCGACATCAACGACGACGTCGTGACGGCGCTGGTGAACGCCGGCATCGAGACGGTCAGGACCCGCAGCACGCTCGTCTGCGAGGCCAAGATCGGTGTCTGCGCGACCTGCTACGGCCGTTCGCTGGCCACCGGCAAGCTCGTGGACGTCGGCGAGGCCGTCGGCATCATCGCGGCCCAGTCGATCGGTGAGCCCGGCACCCAGCTGACCATGCGTACCTTCCACACCGGTGGTGTGGCGGGCGCGGACATCACCCACGGTCTGCCGCGTGTCCAGGAGCTGTTCGAGGCCCGCATCCCCAAGGGTGTGGCCCCGATCAGCGAGGTCGCCGGCCGGGTGCGGATCGACGAGACCGACAAGACCCGCAAGATCGTCATCACTCCGGACGACGGCTCCGACGAGGTCGCCTACCCGGTGTCGATGCGGTCGCGGCTGCTGGTCTCGGAGGGGCAGCACGTGGACGTCGGCCAGCTCCTGGTCGCCGGTGCGCGCAACCCCAACGAGGTGCTGCGCATCCTCGGCCCGCGCGCCGTCCAGCTCCACCTCGTGGACGAGGTGCAGCAGGTCTACCGCTCGCAGGGTGTGTCGATCCACGACAAGCACATCGAGGTCATCGTCCGGCAGATGCTCAAGCGCGTGAACGTGCTGGAGTCCGGCGACACCGAGCTGCTGCCCGGTGAGCTGGTCGAGCGGCCGCGCTTCGAGGCCATCAACCGTCAGACCGTGGCGGAGGGCGGCCAGCCGGCCTCCGGCCGTCCGGTCCTGATGGGTATCACCAAGGCCTCGCTGGCGACCGAGTCGTGGCTGTCGGCGGCGTCCTTCCAGGAGACGACGCGAGTCCTCACCGACGCGGCGATCCACGCCAAGTCCGACTCGCTGCTCGGCCTCAAGGAGAACGTCATCATCGGTAAGCTCATCCCGGCCGGTACGGGCATGCCCCAGTACCGCAACATCCGGGTGGAGCCGACCGAGGAGGCCAAGGCCGCGATGTACACGGTCGGCGGCTACGACGGCTCTGCCGCGGACTACACCTTCGGCTCCGGCAGCGGCGAGGCCGTCCCGCTGGAGGAGTACGACTTCGGCCAGTACGGCCGTTGA
- the rplC gene encoding 50S ribosomal protein L3, which translates to MAKQIKGVLGKKLGMTQVFDEANRVIPVTVVEAGPCVVTRVRTPEKDGYSAVQLGYGQIDPRKVNKPLGDYLRKHDITPRRYFAEVRTDDASEYTVGQEVLADTFEAGQYVDVTGKSKGKGYAGVMKRHNFRGLGASHGTQRKHRSPGSIGGCATPGRVFKGLRMAGRMGNVRTTVQSLKVHAVDAEKGLILIKGAIPGANGSLVLLRTAAKKGVAAK; encoded by the coding sequence ATGGCTAAGCAGATCAAGGGCGTCCTGGGCAAGAAGCTCGGCATGACCCAGGTCTTCGATGAGGCGAACCGGGTGATCCCGGTCACCGTCGTCGAGGCCGGTCCGTGCGTGGTGACCCGGGTCCGCACTCCGGAGAAGGACGGCTACTCCGCCGTCCAGCTCGGCTACGGGCAGATCGACCCGCGCAAGGTGAACAAGCCCCTGGGCGACTACCTGCGCAAGCACGACATCACCCCGCGCCGCTACTTCGCCGAGGTTCGCACCGACGACGCCTCCGAGTACACGGTCGGCCAGGAAGTCCTCGCCGACACCTTCGAGGCCGGGCAGTACGTCGACGTCACGGGCAAGAGCAAGGGCAAGGGCTACGCCGGTGTCATGAAGCGCCACAACTTCCGTGGTCTGGGCGCTTCGCACGGTACCCAGCGCAAGCACCGCTCCCCGGGTTCCATCGGTGGCTGCGCCACCCCGGGCCGCGTCTTCAAGGGCCTGCGCATGGCCGGCCGGATGGGCAACGTCCGCACGACGGTCCAGAGCCTCAAGGTGCACGCCGTGGACGCCGAGAAGGGCCTCATCCTGATCAAGGGTGCGATCCCCGGCGCCAACGGCAGCCTGGTCCTCCTCCGCACCGCTGCCAAGAAGGGGGTTGCTGCGAAGTGA
- the tuf gene encoding elongation factor Tu yields MAKAKFERNKPHVNIGTIGHIDHGKTTLTAAITKVLHDRFPQLNEATPFDKIDKAPEEKARGITISIAHVEYQTEKRHYAHVDCPGHADYVKNMITGAAQMDGAILVVAATDGPMPQTKEHVLLARQVGVPYIVVALNKADMVDDEEILELVELEVRELLSAQEFPGDDLPVVRVSALKALEGDEKWGDSIIELMNAVDENVPEPVRDTDKPFLMPIEDVFSITGRGTVVTGRIERGIIKVNETVDIIGIKEKSTTTTVTGVEMFRKLLDEGQAGDNVGLLLRGIKREEVERGQCVIKPGTTTPHTEFEAQVYILSKDEGGRHTPFFNNYRPQFYFRTTDVTGVVNLPEGTEMVMPGDNTEMRVELIQPVAMEEGLKFAIREGGRTVGAGRVTKIIK; encoded by the coding sequence GTGGCCAAGGCCAAGTTCGAGCGGAACAAGCCGCACGTGAACATCGGCACCATTGGGCACATCGACCACGGCAAGACCACTCTGACCGCGGCGATCACCAAGGTGCTTCACGACCGTTTCCCGCAGCTCAACGAGGCGACCCCGTTCGACAAGATCGACAAGGCGCCCGAGGAGAAGGCTCGCGGAATCACCATCTCCATCGCGCACGTCGAGTACCAGACCGAGAAGCGCCACTACGCCCACGTGGACTGCCCCGGTCACGCCGACTACGTGAAGAACATGATCACCGGTGCCGCCCAGATGGACGGCGCGATCCTGGTGGTCGCGGCGACCGACGGTCCGATGCCGCAGACGAAGGAGCACGTCCTCCTGGCCCGCCAGGTCGGCGTTCCCTACATCGTCGTGGCCCTCAACAAGGCCGACATGGTCGACGACGAGGAGATCCTGGAGCTCGTCGAGCTCGAGGTCCGCGAGCTGCTGTCCGCCCAGGAGTTCCCGGGCGACGACCTGCCGGTCGTGCGCGTCTCCGCGCTCAAGGCGCTCGAGGGCGACGAGAAGTGGGGCGACTCCATCATCGAGCTCATGAACGCCGTGGACGAGAACGTCCCCGAGCCCGTTCGTGACACCGACAAGCCGTTCCTCATGCCGATCGAGGACGTGTTCTCGATCACCGGTCGCGGCACCGTCGTCACCGGTCGTATCGAGCGCGGCATCATCAAGGTCAACGAGACCGTCGACATCATCGGCATCAAGGAGAAGAGCACCACGACGACCGTCACCGGCGTCGAGATGTTCCGCAAGCTCCTCGACGAGGGCCAGGCCGGTGACAACGTCGGTCTGCTCCTGCGCGGTATCAAGCGCGAGGAGGTCGAGCGTGGTCAGTGTGTCATCAAGCCGGGCACCACGACCCCGCACACCGAGTTCGAGGCGCAGGTCTACATCCTGTCCAAGGACGAGGGCGGCCGCCACACGCCGTTCTTCAACAACTACCGTCCGCAGTTCTACTTCCGTACGACGGACGTGACCGGCGTGGTGAACCTCCCCGAGGGCACCGAGATGGTCATGCCGGGCGACAACACCGAGATGCGCGTCGAGCTCATCCAGCCGGTCGCCATGGAAGAGGGCCTGAAGTTCGCGATCCGCGAGGGTGGCCGCACCGTCGGCGCCGGTCGCGTCACGAAGATCATCAAGTAG
- the fusA gene encoding elongation factor G: MAHIDAGKTTTTERILFYTGINYKIGEVHEGAATMDWMEQEQERGITITSAATTCSWLDHTINIIDTPGHVDFTIEVERSLRVLDGAVAVFDGVAGVEPQSETVWRQADRYGVPRICFVNKMDRVGAEFHRCVDMMINRLGSTPAVIQLPWGVEADFKGVIDLVKMKGLLWSAEAAKGEMYDTVDIPADHADAAREWRDKLVETVAENDDELMELFLEGVEPSEQQLVAAIRRATISGAINPVLCGTAFKNKGVQPLLDAIVAYLPAPTDIPAFKGHAVGNEEEIIERHADPNEPFAALAFKIMSDPHLGKLTYIRVYSGTLEAGTTVVNSVKGKKERIGKIYQMHANKREERPTATAGQIVAVMGLKDTTTGDTLSDPVKQVVLESMTFPAPVINVAIEPKTKGDQEKLSTAIQRLAEEDPSFQVRRDEETGQTVIWGMGELHLEILVDRMRREFKVEANVGRPQVAYRETIRRKVEKVEYTHKKQTGGSGQFARVIIDLEPLGEGNDGYEFENKVTGGRIPREYIPSVDAGAQEAAEFGVLAGYPMVGVKVTLQDGAFHEVDSSEMAFKIAGSMAFKEAARKADAVLLEPMMAVEVTTPEDYMGDVIGDLNGRRGQIQAMDERSGARVIRALVPLSEMFGYVGDLRSRTQGRASYSMQFDSYAEVPPGIAKEIVAKARGE, translated from the coding sequence ATGGCCCATATCGACGCGGGCAAGACCACGACGACTGAGCGCATCCTGTTCTACACCGGCATCAACTACAAGATCGGTGAGGTTCATGAGGGCGCTGCCACCATGGACTGGATGGAGCAGGAGCAGGAGCGCGGCATCACCATCACCTCCGCCGCGACCACCTGCAGCTGGCTTGATCACACGATCAACATCATCGACACGCCCGGACACGTGGACTTCACCATCGAGGTCGAGCGGTCGCTGCGTGTTCTGGACGGCGCGGTCGCGGTGTTCGATGGCGTCGCCGGCGTGGAGCCGCAGTCGGAGACGGTCTGGCGCCAGGCCGACCGGTACGGCGTGCCCCGCATCTGCTTCGTGAACAAGATGGACCGGGTCGGCGCGGAGTTCCACCGCTGTGTCGACATGATGATCAACCGGCTGGGTTCCACGCCGGCGGTCATCCAGCTTCCCTGGGGCGTCGAGGCCGACTTCAAGGGCGTCATCGACCTGGTGAAGATGAAGGGCCTGCTCTGGAGCGCCGAGGCGGCCAAGGGCGAGATGTACGACACCGTCGACATCCCGGCCGACCACGCCGACGCGGCCCGTGAGTGGCGCGACAAGCTTGTCGAGACCGTCGCCGAAAACGACGACGAGCTCATGGAGCTCTTCCTGGAGGGCGTCGAGCCGTCCGAGCAGCAGCTTGTCGCGGCGATCCGCCGGGCGACCATCAGCGGCGCGATCAACCCGGTCCTGTGCGGCACCGCGTTCAAGAACAAGGGCGTGCAGCCCCTGCTCGACGCGATCGTCGCCTACCTCCCGGCTCCCACCGACATCCCGGCCTTCAAGGGCCACGCGGTGGGCAACGAGGAGGAGATCATCGAGCGCCACGCGGACCCGAACGAGCCGTTCGCGGCGCTGGCGTTCAAGATCATGAGCGACCCGCACCTGGGCAAGCTCACCTACATCCGCGTCTACTCCGGGACGCTCGAGGCCGGCACCACCGTGGTGAACTCGGTCAAGGGCAAGAAGGAGCGGATCGGCAAGATCTACCAGATGCACGCGAACAAGCGCGAGGAGCGCCCCACCGCGACCGCTGGTCAGATCGTCGCCGTCATGGGTCTGAAGGACACCACCACTGGTGACACCCTCTCCGACCCGGTCAAGCAGGTCGTCCTCGAGTCGATGACGTTCCCGGCGCCGGTCATCAACGTGGCCATCGAGCCCAAGACCAAGGGCGACCAGGAGAAGCTGTCGACCGCGATCCAGCGGCTGGCGGAGGAGGACCCGTCCTTCCAGGTCCGCCGTGACGAGGAGACCGGCCAGACCGTCATCTGGGGTATGGGCGAGCTCCACCTGGAGATCCTCGTCGACCGGATGCGCCGCGAGTTCAAGGTCGAGGCGAACGTCGGCCGCCCGCAGGTCGCCTACCGCGAGACCATCCGCCGCAAGGTGGAGAAGGTCGAGTACACGCACAAGAAGCAGACCGGTGGTTCCGGCCAGTTCGCGCGCGTGATCATCGACCTGGAGCCGCTGGGCGAGGGCAACGACGGTTACGAGTTCGAGAACAAGGTCACCGGTGGCCGCATCCCGCGGGAGTACATCCCGTCGGTGGACGCGGGCGCGCAGGAGGCGGCCGAGTTCGGCGTGCTCGCCGGCTACCCGATGGTCGGCGTCAAGGTCACGCTTCAGGACGGTGCCTTCCACGAGGTCGACTCGTCGGAAATGGCCTTCAAGATTGCCGGCTCGATGGCCTTCAAGGAGGCCGCGCGCAAGGCAGACGCCGTACTCCTCGAGCCGATGATGGCCGTCGAGGTCACCACGCCCGAGGACTACATGGGAGACGTCATCGGCGACCTCAACGGTCGTCGCGGACAGATCCAGGCAATGGACGAACGGTCCGGCGCCCGTGTGATCAGGGCGCTCGTTCCGCTCTCCGAGATGTTCGGCTACGTGGGCGACCTTCGCAGCCGCACTCAGGGGCGGGCGAGCTACAGCATGCAGTTCGACTCCTACGCGGAGGTGCCCCCGGGCATCGCCAAGGAGATCGTCGCGAAGGCTCGGGGCGAATAG